Below is a window of Flavobacterium sp. CFS9 DNA.
ATTTTCAATTGTTAATTTTACCACTCCATAAGAACTCAAAGGATAGCAAATTTCATTTTCAGAAATTAACTCCAAATTTTTCTCCCCATAAACAGCACCTCCAGAAGATAGATATACAATATTTTTACAATCAAAATCTTTCATCACATCTAACAATCCTATCGTCGCAATCAAATTACCATTAATATCTCCTATTATATTACTTCCTGATGATAATGGAGTTGTTGAAGTTGCACAATGAAAAACTTTTGTGAAATTCCATTTAGAAAACAAACTAATCAATCTATTTTTATCAGCATAATCACCTGTCACATATTCTACCCTGTCTTCAGAATTATTTTGATAACTTCGTGATAAGACAACAATTTTATAATCTAAAAACTGTTTATTTTTTAAAATATAATCTACTATATTTTTTCCTATAAATCCAGTGCCCCCAAGTAGTAGAATAGTTTCTTTAAATTGCATATAGTCGCTTATAAATTTTATTCAACACAATCCCATAAGTTTCTGGGCTATAGTCAACATATGTTTCTTTTGCATTAATCCCCATTTGATTTCTCAATTCTTTATCATTATACAAACGAAGAATTTCGATACCTAAATTGTGTGCAAAGGTTTCTATTTCATTTTTTATCAAGATACCATTAAAATTAGATTTTATAACTTGAGAAATACCGGCAAAATCTGTAGAAATAATTGCTTTTCCATATCCCAAAGCTGACAATATTACTAATGGCATATCCTCATCTTTTATTGAAGGTAATACAAATAAATCACTGGCCATAATAAAATCTTCGCTATTAGTGCGATAACCTAACAAAAAGATATTTGATGTTAATCCTAAATCATTAATATAATTCCTTAAAAACTCTTCATCTTCTCCATTTCCTATAAAAGCACAAAAGACTTTTTCTTTTGAAAGTAATTTTTTATCAAATAATTCTTTCAATGCTTCTACTAAATATTTTTGACCTTTTCTTTCAGATAAAAATGCAACCTCAACAATCAAGAAACTATCTTGAGGAATTTTAATTAATTCAAAAATTTCTGCTTTGTTCAATTTTGCATTTGGTAACGGTACACAATTATTTACTACCAATATTTTATCCGAATCAAAATTTCTTTTTTCAATTAATTGTTGTTTGGCTTTATATGATGCGTTTATAAAAAAAACAACATTTTTATTTATAAACGCATCATAGATCTTTTCTAAAAAAGTTTTACGCTTTCTTGCCTGATTATTAACCTGATAAATAACTTTTGTTCGAACTGTCAAATAATTAGCAACAACCATAATATTACAGCTTTTTGCAGCAGGATATCCTCCATTATTAACGTGAATAATTTCAGGCTTTACTTTTAATAGAAAATGCATTAATCTAATCAAATTCCATATAAAATAGAGTCCTACTTTTTCGATTAAATAAAATGGTATTTTAATTAGTTTTCGTACAAAGCCATTTTTAACAACATCATTTATCTTAAGAAATAAAGTTTCATTAGAAAGTAAAAATAGAGGATAATTATATTTGCGATCTAAAATATTTTCATTTCGAAGTCCTTCCTCATAATCTTTATGTTTTCTATAAGCAAATAATAATGTATTATTTTTATTCAAAAAATCATTTTTCAATAAGAATATCATTAATCGTTCACTTCCACCATAAACGTAACAATCACTAAAAATTAATATTTTCATAGTTTACCTTCCCAACCAATAGTTTTAAATATTTGCATTCTAAAATTTCGGGAACTAAAGAATTGAATTATAAATGCCATTATAATCAAACATCCCATAACTAAAGCCACGATTAATAAATTCATTTTTGATTTTTCGTGTGGCAAATAACTTCTAATAAAAAAAGCAGTCATAATTAAAATTAAAACCGGTAAAAACATTGGAACAAAAATTTTCTTAATTGCTGTAAGTAAATCTAATTCCAAGTAGATGATCATTAACCTTAACAAAAATAAAGCTGATACCAAAAAAGCAACCAATTTAAAAATTGCAAATGATTTAACTCCTAAAAAATTAACTGTAAAAACAATGCCAGTCCAAAAAACAAAAGGAAGTAACGCATTTACAAAATACAATACTTTTTGCTTTTCTTTGGCAATTAACATTGAATTAGTCGGATATGTCACAAATGCAAATATGTTGCATAATACTAAGCATTGTACGACTTCTATTGATTGTAAATAATCATTCCCAACCCAGGTAAGCACAATAGAACTTGATAAAATTGCTATTACAAGTATCGGAAAAACAACAACTGGGGCTAAAATTGATACAATTTGGAGGTAAAAAGATTTTAATGCATTTTCATCACCAATACCGACAAAATGATTAAAACGCACATTAAAAGGAGAAAAAAGAATTCCTAATATACTTCTAAAAAATGATAAAACAGTTAATCCTATTGCATAAATTGCTACTTGATTAGCTCCTAAAATTTTACCAATTGCAACAGAGTCAAGCTCATAATACAATATCCATGATATGGTTATAAACAAACTGGCAAAAGCTAAACCTTTTGTTTTTTTAAAAATTTCTTTGCTAAAACGTATCGAATAAAATAAAAACTTAAAATTATAATTGTATTTTTTTTTAGCAATATACAATGCGATTACTGTGATTACGAAATTGACAACCTGCGTAAATAAAAAATATCCAACAATATCATAATTGCCCTTTTTAAAAAACCATAAAACGGAAATAATTTTTATTATACTTCCTAAAATATTTGTTCGCTGAACAATAAAATCCTCCATCCGAATACCAAAAATCATTTGTAATAGACGTTGAAGTAAAGTTGTAGGTGTAAAAATTGCTAATATTAATAGCAATAAAGATGCTATCTTATGTTGCGTAGCAGTATTAATTCCTTTTACTAAAATCTCTGGTTGTTGACTGAGTATAAAAAATCCAACTGAAAATAAACCTAAAAAAATAAGTAAAATAAAAATAGAAAAACCAATAACTTTAATTTCATTAGCTTCATCTCCTTTAGCAAAATATTCTGCTGCATATTTTTGTCCGGCTCCCATAAATCCTAAATCTGCATAAGCAAGAAATATCGAAAAAGAGATACAAACGGAATAAATACCATAAATTGTAGGCTCAGACGTTAAATATGGAACAACAATAAACATCGACAGAAAATTTAAAACAAGTGAAACTCCCTGCCAAAAATAAATTTTAATGTAATTTTTTGTATAAGTATTTTGCACGTTTCTATTTTGTTTTTGTCTTTAATAAGTTTAGAACAGCATCCGTTTTAAATTCTTTACTGATGTAGTCATTCAAAATAGTTAAATCTACAAATACTTTTTTTGTTAATATTTCTTCTAGTTCTTCTTCTGATCTTGCTACAGGAACTTTCTTTTCACTTCTGTCAAATGGTGCGACTGGATAAAATCCATCAATTAAAGTATCCTCAATTAGTGGCTCATATACTACATAATTAACCCCTTCAATTAATGCTTCTAAAAAAGTAGTCGAGGTTCCGCCAATTACTAAACTTGAATTAGTTAATGATGTCTTTAAATCATCCGTATCAAAAACAAAAAAATCTTTTTCGATATATTTATGATACCAATCAATATTTTCACTCGGATGTGGTCTTAATCGTACTTTCTTCACGCCCAATTTCTCTAAGACTTTTTTAATTGATAACAGATAATAAATAAGATTACTACGATCTCCCACTATCAAACTATCACTAAACTGAGATCCGTTAAGCGATTTAGTAATAATAAGTATATTATCCAGTTCAAATCTTAAATTTTGGTCTAATGACAGACTGCTATATTTAGGATGTCCGTTTACAATAATTTTATCTGGATTTAGTCCTGCTTTTACAAAATTTTTTTTTATACTTTCTCCCCAGACTACTAAATAATCTGTTCTATTATAATCAATATCATTATAAATACCTGGTAGTCCATGTATGAAGTTAAAGGTTGGAAGATTTAATTCTTTAAAGACGTCTATTGCCATTTTTTCAAAGAATCCAATATCTTGTGGCAAAAAAAGCGCTTTAATATTATGCCTAACAACATATTCTTTAAAATCAAACTTATATCTTTTTGCTAATGAAATAAAATCTGGTTTTAGCAAATCTTTAAAATCACCTGCCAACTTATGATTTAACTCAAAAGTTTGCTTAAAAAATGAATATTCAAAATACTTTTGATTTTTACCAAATATCCAAGGTGGAGTAATAAGTAAATATTCATTTAGTTCTGAATTATTATTTAAATTAAAATATGCTGAAGATAAGATAACATCAATGTCTGTTTTCTTTTTAAAACAGGAAAATAAAAATGCATATATCTTGATTCCAAAATTGAATAACTTATCTTTTATTCTTTTTTTTAAATCTCTTTCATATTCATTTGGACTTTTAAACTGTGCCCCATATGAATATATCCTGTTATTTAGATTAAAGTGCAAATAATCAAAAAAGAGTTGATCATTCGCTTTTTCTTTATGTTCTTCATTCAAAAAATTCAACAATAAATTTCTTTTCATTGATCTATCTATCTTTAATTTTTTTTGCAGGTACTCCTATCATTATTGAATTATCCTGCACATCTTTTGTAACGACACTTCCCGCTGCAATAACAGATCCATTTGCAATTTTTACTCCTGGCAAAATCACACAATTTGCTCCAATCCAAACATCATCACCAATAAAAACATCTGTTCTGGTTTCATCCCAGCCTTGTCCATTAATATTTTCACCTTTTTTAATATTATGATTTGATGCAACAATTGTTACAAATTGCGAAATCAGGCAATTATTTCCAATTGTTATTTCTCCTCCCGCAGCCCTAATATTGTTAAACTCTCCAATTGAAGTATTTTTACCTATTTTCAGTAGTCCCTTTTTACTAGAATGCCCAGAATTAATGGCATAAATAACAGTGAATGCTCCAATTACAACATCATTTGAAATATTTAAATTCTCTTTATTGTAATACAATTTAACTGTATTATCGATTATTATATTCTTTTTGCTTAAGGCTCTATACTTAAAAATAAAAAATAAAATTTTATGATAAATTGATCCCAAAATATTTTTAATAACCTTCATAATTGGTTTAAATTCTTAATCTATATTCTTATTATTCAATCTTTCACCTTTTGTCAAATCTACATTAATTACTTTCCCCAAAATATCGTTAAAATACTTAGGATGTAAGCCAAAACCAGGTCTAATGGATCGAACATTTTCCTCTGTTATTACGTCTCCAACTTTCATATCTTCCACAACATATAACGATCTTGAAAAATCTTTTCCTTTTGCCTGTTTTTCTGTTAAAGTGTAATCTACTACACCTATAGCACTTTCAGCTTCTCGAACTGCTTTTACCATTTCTGTAAATTCTTCTTCGTTCATAGAAAATGAAGCATCTGGTCCACCAATTGCTCTGTCTAAAATAAAATGTTTTTCTATAATTTTTGCACCAAAACAGGTTGCAACAATAGGAACTGTAACTCCCATAGTATGGTCAGATAATCCGCTTATAACTCCATATCTTTCAGATAAATCTTTTACCATACACATATTTGCCTCATTTATTGGAGCTGGATAACTTGACGTACATTTTAACAATGCCAAATCATTATTCCCCATTCTTCGACATGCCTCTAAAGCTAATTCGATATCCTCTTGCTCAGCAATACCTGTAGAAAGAATAATAGGTTTTCCTTTCGAAGCAACATACTCAATCAAAGGTATATCTGTAATTTCAAATGAAGCAATTTTATATGCGGGAACGTTCAACTCTTCAAGAAAATCAACAGCCGTTTTATCAAATGGCGAAGAAAAACAAATCAATCCTTGTTTTTCGGCTTCAAGAAACAATTCTTTATGCCATTCCCATGGAGTATATGCCTCTTGGTAAAGTTTATGCAAATTTTGACCATCCCATATCGTACCTTTAATTATAAAATCATCTTTATCACAATCTATAGTCATTGTCTCAGCCGTATATGTTTGCAGCTTTATACAGTTCGCACCTGCACGCTTTGCTGCTCTAATAGTTTCTAATGCTGTTTCAAGACTACCATTATGATTTGCAGATAATTCAGCAATTATAAAAACTGGTGATTCACTATTTATTTCTATATTTCCTAATTTCATTTTCTAATTAATTTATTGATCTTACTAAACAAAAGGCTTCTGCGAAATTAGTCCCAATTGTAATTCCCCATCTTTGAGCTTGAATTTTCAATGCTTCTGGAGAACGAGGATGAGGATATTCTCGACGTTCAAATTCATAGCTTTCCATCCCCTTAATCTTTGCATTCAAATCACTTTCTGATACACTAAAAAATAAATTTGGCAAAAACTGACGTGGATCAGTTGGCGATCTCCACTCAGTACCAGAAGGAGTTTCAAAAGTTATAATAGTCTTAACTTTTTCGTCTTTCATTGGTCTACAAGCTGTAATTATAGACTCAAAAGTTCGCTGATGATCCACATTTACATCTCCTCCATGATGAGTAAAAATTACTTCTGGATTGAATTGTTTTTTCTCTTTTTCAACAGTCTTAATAATATCTAATAACGCTACTGAATCAAATCGATTATCAGGAAAATCATAAATACTAGTACTATGATAACCTATGGCCAATTGTGCTTTTTTTATATTATCTCTGTGAATTGCAAGTTCCCTTTCCCATGCTTTAATATCTCTACTATCCGCACGAGATGTTATTCCTTCTCCAAGAATAACGACATGAGTCTGTACATTATATTCATTTATTAATTTGTGAAATGTGGCACCCAATCCTAATAATTCATCATCAGGATGGGCAACAACAATCATTATTTTTTTATTTCTTAAAAATTCTAACATTGGCAGTAATTATTTTTTCAGTTTCATTAAAAATAGCTTTATCAAATTCAAACTTTAAACTGTCATTTTCAATAAAGGCTTTTGGATAACCTTCACAATCCAACATCCTTATATAATCATAAGTTTCTTCTAGGCTTGTCAATTCAATTATATTACTATCTTCTGGCTTTCTTCTTGTGAATTCTGTAACTTCACCAAATTGAGGGGTTGCAATTAGCTCCTTTTGTATAATATCAAAAATCATTTCCCTTATTATTAGAGAAGCTCTGGAAAATATTTCTTCAGCAGTCCCGTATAATTCAAGCGATTCTTTTAGATAAATATCTCCAGTGTCAAGGCCTTCTTCAACTCTTAAAGCTGATATTTTTGTTGATTTGTATCCTCTAACAATCAAATTTTGCAAAGGACTACCTCCTCTTCCGAAGGGTAAATCAGTCATATGAAATACTATACATTCATATTTCTCGTAAATTTCTTTTGGAATAATATGCGACCAGTGAGGAATAAAAATTTTAGATGGTTTAAATTTTTCTAAATTATCTAAATTAAAATCGCTTTTTGAATCAATCAATAACCAATTTTCATTATTAAATGACTTTTTTAGATCATTAAAAAGATCTTTATGCCAGCTTTTTTCTGACAGAACAATATAGTTATTCATAATCTCTTTTAATTTTAGTACTCAAAAAATAAAAAATCTTCATTATCTGATTTCAAAGTTTTGAATCCTAAATGAGTAAAAACTTTCGCAGAAGGGTAATTTTCTTTTTTTACTGTGGCTTTAAATTTAAAATTAAATTTATTCAAAAGATGTTTGACAATTTCTTTTCCCAAACCTTGACCTCTATAAATATGATCAATCGAATAATCAATTTGCCACTGTGAACCAACTTTATCAATTCTAATTTGTCCAAAACATTTATTCTTATTACTTAGTATAAATATTTTTGTTTCTGAATCATTTATCTTTTTTTTAAACCAAGCTAAATGATTTTCCCAGATAATTTGGTCTTGTACAATAGAGTTCTTACGAACATCTTGATCATTGGCCCAAATAAATAACAATTCAACATCATCTTCATTAGCCTCTCTTAAAAACAATTCATCTTTAACTATACTACTATCGAATTTACTATGTATAACGACATCAATAAAACCACCATCAAAAAAGCAATGTTCTGTCAAAACTGCCTCTTTCTTATACCCCTTATCTTCAAGCATTTCATATAAATGAGGTCTTAGGTCAAATGCATAAGTATATATCTTATGAAGGTTTATTTCATTAAAAGCAAAAGTTTCAATTAACCCTAAATAAATGCTCCAATATCTTTTAAAATTATTCTTTTGTAATTCGGTATTCATTACAAAAGAGATTTCAGCATTTTTATCATTCCAATTAATATGGACCAATCCTCCATAACCAATGCAAATCTCATTCTCCAAAAAAGAAAACAAAATTTGATCTGGTTTACTTTGATCAAAAAGCTTTGCAACTATATTTTCAAAATAATAATTTTGATCATCAATAGTTAACAGTTTAACTTGACGCAAATGATAGATTTGTTCATTACGCCACTTCATAATGTCCATACGATCCTCAAACCGAATCGGAACAATCGAATAATTATCGTCTGAAAATATTTGTTTCTGAAATGCCTTATATGAATTCATCTTTATCATTTAATTCAATCTTTTAAAGCCACCATGGCATACGGGGCCGTTTAAAAGATCTTGAATTTTCAAATCTCCTTTCTCACACTTTGATATTGAACTATACACTTCATCAAGAGCATTAAAATAGGATTCTAAATGAGCCTCTGTTTGTGCTGTTGATGCATAAAAGTTAGTACTTGCTAAAAATCCTTTATCCAACATTTCCTGAGCAATAAATGTTTTATAGGAAAGAGCATCAGGGCTATTAAAGCTGTAAGTACTCAAAGCTGGAATTCCAGAAATAGAAATGTTTAATTTATATGAATCGGCCAATCTCTGCCAACCGTTACGCATTTTATTCCCAGTTGCTGTAATGATTTCCCAAGATTTTACTTCTTCCATCACTTTTAACGTAGCTAAGGCTGCTGTTGATCCAATTCTTTCAGTCCAAAATGTACTACTAATAAAAGTATTTTGGGCAGCTTCCATAACTTCTCTTTTACCTACAACAGCAGTTAGAGCATATCCGTTTCCAATTGTTTTTCCATACATTGCAATATCAGGTTCAACTCCAAATTTTTGATAAATTCCCCCAAAAGTTTCCCTAAATCCAGAGGTACATTCATCAAAGATTAAAACAATATTTCTTTCTGTTGCAAGATTTCTAACTTTCTGTAAAAAATTATCTTCTGGTCCAAAATTTCTGAGAACTTCCATTTTGATTACACCAATTTCATTGTTATTAACTATTGAAAGTAATTCCTCGAAATTGTTATAATTAAATGGATAAACAGTATCTTTTAAATTTTTCGGCACTCCTTTAGGGCTTAAACCTGCAAGCAAATGTCCAGATAAATCATCACCACCATCATTATGATTTGCTGACAAATACCAATCATGCCATCCGTGGTAACCACAAATAGCTACTTTATCTTTACCAGAAGCTGCACGAGCTATACGAATTGCTATTGAATTTGCTTCACCACCACTCCTAGCAAAACGGACCATATCAGCCCATGGATTTAATTCAACTAATTTTTCAGCTAAATAAACTTCCTCAGGACAATTAAGAGTCGTCATGTTTCCTTTTTTTACAGTTTCCAAAACGGCATTATCAACTTCATCATTACCATATCCAAGTGTATTGGTTCCAATACCCATTATTGACATATCTAAAAGTTCTTTTCCGTCTAAATCCCATATTTTACAACCTTTTGCTTTTGAAAAATAAGATGGCCATAAATCTGGTAAAAACATTTCCGGTCTTTTAGATAACAACATTGTACCACCTGGTATTAATGTTTTAGCTTTCTTATATAATTCTTGTCCTGTTCCCATTATATATCTTTTTTTAATGACTTTAATAATCCTTCGTTTCTTATAATTTCACCATTTATTCTGGTCAAATCATTTTCAATAATGTAATTCGTATATTCACTCCAAGATTTATCTGTGCCTAATTCCTTTACAAGTATTTCAATTAAATCAAAATCTCTCTTTTCATCAACAGTCATTCTAATATTAGAAAAATCTGAATTACAAGCATAATTAATAGACGAAAATAAATGTCCACCATTAAAATCTGAGTTATTTCTAATATAAGGTGTAACATGTTCTCTTTCAGAAAGCAATTTAGCTTCTTTCCATGCTTTTTCTAATGCTGAAAATTTAAATACTTCTATATCCTGTCCATCTGGAAAATTTTCTATTAAAATATTTGAACCATAGTCTTTATCATTTTCTTGCACAAATGATATCACTTTATCAACCAAATTTGGATCTATAAGTGGACAGTCCGATGTTACACGCACAATCCAATCAGGTTTATCAATCTTTACTGACTGATAAAATCTATCTAGTACATCAGATTCAGACCCTCTAAAGGATTCATATCCCCATTCTCTGGCTTTATTGTAAATTATAGCATCCGCATCAACAATAGTTGTAGCAACAATTATTTTAGAAACTTTAGAGCTTTTTTTTAATCTATCCAGGTGAATTTGAAGTAATGATTCCCCATTTATTTCCTTTAACACTTTTCCAGGCAGTCTTGTACTTCCTAATCTAGCCTGTGTAATTAATATTGTTTTTATTTCCATAAGGATGGATTTAGCAAATCTAAATCTTTAACTTTTATAGCATTGATTTTATCTAAAAGATCTTGATTCAGATTATAATTTAGAGCATTTAAATTATCTGTAAGTTGTTCTGGAGAATCTACTCCAATTAAAACTTCATCAATTAATTTATTATTTAGACAATAGCTTAACGCTAGACTGGAAAGATTAATATTTTCAAGTTTAGCAAAATCTTTAATAGCAAGTAATTCTGATGATAGTTTTTGAGAGATAATGTTATCAAAGTTTTCTTTAAAAAATAATCCTTGCAAAAAAGCAGATCTTGTATGAATTATTTTTCCTTTTTTCTTTAAAGCTTCCATTACTCCACCACGTATTGAAGTATTATCGAGTAAATTAAATGGCATCTGTACAACTGTTATGCTATCATCTGACAATAATGATTCTATTTGTTCATTTGTATAAACAGAGACTCCGATATGATTAATAATTCCAATCTTTTTAAATTCATTTAAAACCGAAATACATTCTTTATTATTTAAGTATGACTCAAACGAATGAAACATTAAAACATCTAAAAATTTTACGTGTAATTCCTCCAAATAAGTGTTTACTTTATATTCAATATCTTTAATATCACCGTGAGGAATCTTAGTAATGATATTAAATATTAAATTGGGGTTTAATTTATGAAAATCGCCTATAACCTTATGAGCATCTCCATAAGCTTCCGCTGTATCTAAAGTACGAACACCCAAATCAAAAGCCTTATTTAAGATCTGACAACTAGTTTCAAAACTTAATTTACCGTTGGTATTATTAATACCATAATTTAGGCCCATTTGAACCGTTCCTAATATTAATTTATTATTCAATTTACAAAATATTAAAAATCTGTATTTTATTACCTACTTATAGCTGGCATTAATATCTTTTTTGAGTAATGAGATAACTATATTTATCAAAATAATTATCTGTTGCATCCAGTATTTTTCTGAATGATTCCAGATATATTTATCAAGAAGGTAATATAGTTTTGAGGAAGTAAAAATTTCATCATAGTTTTGCTTAAATGAAAACGTAGTAAACTCATTAATATACTTGTATATATTTCTAAAAGATTTTTCCAATAAAAAATCAACAATTACAGGAATTTCCCTATTTTTTTTTAAAACTCTATCGATTTCAGAAATAACTTTAAACAAAATATCTCGATCTATAACATAAAAACAAATCCAACGATGACTATATCAATAAATTTATCTTCAAAGGCATATAATTTATCTCCCGTGCCATGTATAAAATATACATCAGAAAAATGTTCTACCTCATACTTTATAGCATTCTTGAAGGATCAATTCCATAAACCTCACAACTACTATAGATAGACTTTAAAGCATTTATTCGATATCCTGCTGAAAATCCAATTTAAAGAATTTTATCCGGATTAAGATTATATTCTTTTATCAGAGTAATAACCCGGTCACGTTGAAAGGTATATTTTTCAATAACTTAGCGATTTCTTACAAACCAAGCATATGCCTTACTAGCAAGAAACGATTCTTTCTGATTATTTTTATTCAAAATAAGAGT
It encodes the following:
- a CDS encoding aldo/keto reductase, with protein sequence MNNKLILGTVQMGLNYGINNTNGKLSFETSCQILNKAFDLGVRTLDTAEAYGDAHKVIGDFHKLNPNLIFNIITKIPHGDIKDIEYKVNTYLEELHVKFLDVLMFHSFESYLNNKECISVLNEFKKIGIINHIGVSVYTNEQIESLLSDDSITVVQMPFNLLDNTSIRGGVMEALKKKGKIIHTRSAFLQGLFFKENFDNIISQKLSSELLAIKDFAKLENINLSSLALSYCLNNKLIDEVLIGVDSPEQLTDNLNALNYNLNQDLLDKINAIKVKDLDLLNPSLWK